In Elusimicrobiota bacterium, the following proteins share a genomic window:
- a CDS encoding methyltransferase domain-containing protein, whose translation MSPQDLEAEKAWHERPFYLDNGHWSSRWPFAGRDRHALHEALVHERFHAGLRAALGARRPERTLLAPLGEGADAAALRELCGELHGLDVSPLALERAPAVVFKREAALPRSGYPDAQFDLVVCARFLHHVGGELAPHLAEFRRVLRPGGLLAVLEPGLWHPAAFLLALADPLFGRAAGRVRGERPLHPPALTAALRAAGFEAPLVRALGFGHARFPCPLQRLLAAVDAPMRLFGPTALFAESVAWYARKPEGGA comes from the coding sequence ATGAGCCCCCAGGACCTCGAAGCCGAGAAGGCCTGGCACGAGCGGCCCTTCTACCTCGACAACGGACATTGGAGCTCGCGCTGGCCCTTCGCGGGCCGGGACCGACACGCGCTCCATGAAGCGCTCGTGCACGAGCGCTTCCACGCGGGGCTGCGCGCGGCGCTGGGCGCTCGCAGGCCCGAGAGGACCCTGCTGGCCCCGCTCGGCGAGGGCGCCGACGCGGCGGCGCTCCGGGAGCTCTGCGGGGAGCTCCACGGGCTCGACGTCTCGCCGCTCGCGCTCGAGCGCGCGCCCGCGGTCGTGTTCAAGCGGGAGGCGGCCCTGCCGCGCTCGGGCTACCCGGACGCGCAGTTCGACCTCGTGGTCTGCGCCCGCTTCCTCCATCACGTCGGCGGGGAACTGGCCCCGCATCTCGCGGAGTTCCGCCGCGTGCTCCGGCCCGGAGGGCTCCTCGCCGTGCTCGAGCCCGGGCTCTGGCACCCGGCGGCCTTCCTCCTCGCGCTCGCCGACCCGCTCTTCGGCCGCGCGGCCGGACGCGTGCGCGGCGAGCGGCCGCTGCATCCTCCGGCGCTGACGGCCGCTCTGCGCGCGGCCGGCTTCGAAGCGCCGCTCGTCCGGGCGCTCGGCTTCGGCCACGCCCGCTTCCCGTGTCCGCTCCAGCGCCTCCTCGCCGCCGTCGACGCGCCGATGCGCCTCTTCGGCCCGACGGCGCTGTTCGCCGAGAGCGTCGCCTGGTACGCCCGCAAGCCGGAGGGCGGCGCGTGA
- a CDS encoding radical SAM protein encodes MRVLLVSPPLRNMDLSQVRVRGVMPPLDLLHLAAWLQKHGHETRVLDLYAREVEEEDFPKVAEMWKPDLVGFTTYTANVDVSLRLARASKQALPEVPVVLGGIHASYLPEVCLAEPAVDWVVRGEGEETLRELVEALAAGRSPRGLAGLAWREEPGVVDSGPPRPLLKDLDALPWPDYGQLDFDRYYLAVTREVTGRRVANVLTMRGCPYRCTFCSHHYGYEGGLRKRSPEDVVRQLRHLKERHGVGEVQIEDNSFTCDPKRVLRICELLEAEGLDLVWNCNVRAETASRELFDAMHRAGCRRVLLGVESGSAEMLERMKKGITLEQVRRAVTLARRHGLLVNCAFILGTPGETRESAEATYRFALELDPDFVMFSVLVPVIGSELFDAAVSAGKVRPEAVQGADFVTVYSEKAPLPEMSEVPREELLALMERYTRGFYLRPAYFLRRLRALRSPSELRRLFWGFALVVRHQILRLLPGPAEDDA; translated from the coding sequence GTGAGGGTCCTCCTCGTCTCGCCTCCGCTGCGCAACATGGACTTGAGCCAGGTCCGCGTGCGCGGCGTCATGCCGCCGCTCGACCTGCTCCATCTCGCCGCCTGGCTCCAGAAGCACGGGCACGAGACCCGGGTGCTCGACCTCTACGCGCGCGAGGTCGAGGAGGAGGACTTCCCGAAGGTCGCGGAGATGTGGAAGCCCGACCTCGTCGGATTCACGACCTACACCGCGAACGTGGACGTCTCGCTGCGCCTCGCGCGCGCGAGCAAACAGGCGCTCCCCGAGGTCCCGGTCGTGCTCGGCGGCATCCACGCAAGCTACCTCCCCGAGGTCTGCCTCGCGGAGCCGGCGGTGGACTGGGTCGTGCGCGGCGAGGGCGAGGAGACCCTGCGCGAGCTCGTCGAAGCGCTCGCCGCCGGGCGCTCGCCGCGCGGCCTCGCCGGCCTCGCCTGGCGCGAGGAGCCCGGCGTCGTCGACTCCGGCCCGCCGCGGCCGCTTCTCAAGGACCTCGATGCGCTGCCCTGGCCCGACTACGGCCAGCTCGACTTCGACCGCTACTACCTCGCCGTCACCCGGGAGGTCACCGGCCGGCGCGTCGCCAACGTGCTGACGATGCGCGGCTGTCCCTACCGCTGCACCTTCTGCTCGCACCACTACGGCTACGAGGGGGGTCTGCGCAAGCGCTCGCCCGAGGACGTCGTGCGCCAGCTCCGGCATCTCAAAGAGCGGCACGGCGTCGGCGAGGTGCAGATCGAGGACAACTCCTTCACCTGCGACCCGAAGAGGGTGCTGCGCATCTGCGAGCTCCTGGAGGCCGAGGGGCTCGACCTGGTCTGGAACTGCAATGTGCGCGCCGAGACCGCGAGCCGCGAGCTCTTCGATGCGATGCACCGCGCCGGCTGCCGCCGCGTCCTGCTCGGCGTCGAGTCCGGCTCCGCCGAGATGCTCGAGCGCATGAAGAAGGGCATCACGCTCGAGCAGGTCCGCCGGGCCGTGACGCTGGCGCGCCGTCACGGCCTGCTCGTCAACTGCGCCTTCATCCTCGGCACCCCCGGGGAGACCCGGGAGAGCGCCGAAGCCACCTACCGCTTCGCTCTCGAGCTCGACCCGGACTTCGTGATGTTCTCCGTGCTCGTCCCGGTCATCGGCTCCGAGCTCTTCGACGCGGCCGTCTCGGCGGGCAAGGTGCGCCCGGAGGCCGTGCAGGGCGCCGACTTCGTCACCGTCTACTCCGAGAAGGCGCCGCTCCCCGAGATGTCGGAGGTCCCGCGCGAGGAGCTGCTCGCGCTCATGGAGCGCTACACGCGCGGCTTCTACCTGCGCCCGGCCTACTTCCTGCGGCGCCTGCGCGCCCTGCGCTCGCCCTCCGAGCTGCGCCGCCTCTTCTGGGGCTTCGCGCTCGTCGTGCGCCACCAGATCCTGCGCCTTCTGCCCGGACCGGCGGAGGACGACGCATGA
- a CDS encoding radical SAM protein, translating into MRSPVRVLRRFALLHRVFVARTGARGHWNVARFAAVRWLAGRRVPMTVMAALTYRCQCDCAHCAVAGRGFDERPELSTAETKALLDDAHRLGVPKAGFTGGEPLLRADLPELVAHAASLGMSVSIDTNGLLLDAAAARRLAGAGLSNAAVSVDRPDPASHDRLRRSEGCLEKALAAIGHCRAAGLPCVVSTYATDRSLESGDLGRVIALARERGASAVRVLFPVYTGRFHGGPRLLSDANMARFFREFVDDSFVTSESPLFDELTGRMECTMQRRLSVYVSPFGEVRACYASERPMGSLREKALSRILEESGWLDAPADSNPCGV; encoded by the coding sequence ATGAGGAGCCCCGTCCGCGTCCTGCGCCGCTTCGCCCTGCTCCACCGCGTCTTCGTGGCGCGCACGGGCGCGCGCGGGCACTGGAACGTCGCGCGCTTCGCCGCGGTGCGCTGGCTCGCGGGCCGGCGCGTGCCGATGACGGTCATGGCCGCGCTGACCTACCGCTGCCAGTGCGACTGCGCGCACTGCGCGGTGGCCGGGCGCGGCTTCGACGAGCGGCCCGAGCTCTCGACCGCCGAGACCAAGGCCCTGCTCGACGACGCGCACCGCCTCGGCGTCCCCAAGGCGGGGTTCACCGGCGGCGAGCCGCTGCTGCGCGCGGACCTGCCCGAGCTCGTCGCGCACGCCGCCTCCCTGGGGATGAGCGTCTCCATCGACACCAACGGACTCCTCCTCGACGCGGCGGCCGCGCGTCGGCTGGCCGGGGCCGGCCTCTCGAACGCGGCCGTGAGCGTCGACCGGCCCGACCCCGCCTCGCACGACCGGCTGCGCCGCTCCGAGGGCTGCCTCGAGAAGGCGCTCGCGGCGATCGGGCACTGCCGGGCCGCCGGGCTCCCCTGCGTCGTCTCGACCTACGCGACCGACCGCTCGCTCGAGAGCGGCGACCTGGGGCGCGTCATCGCGCTCGCGCGCGAGCGCGGCGCTTCGGCGGTGCGCGTGCTCTTCCCGGTCTACACGGGGCGCTTCCACGGCGGGCCGCGCCTGCTCAGCGACGCGAACATGGCCCGCTTCTTCCGCGAGTTCGTCGACGACTCCTTCGTGACCTCCGAGAGCCCGCTCTTCGACGAGCTCACCGGGCGCATGGAGTGCACGATGCAGCGCCGCCTGTCGGTCTATGTCAGCCCCTTCGGCGAGGTGCGGGCCTGCTACGCCTCCGAGCGCCCGATGGGGAGCCTGCGCGAGAAAGCGCTTTCGCGCATCCTGGAGGAGAGCGGCTGGCTCGACGCCCCGGCCGACTCGAACCCCTGCGGCGTATGA
- a CDS encoding radical SAM protein — protein sequence MKTVFIHSGPESLAVELLSACLKRAGHETALVYSPGLFASFRLDLPRFERDDAARTAERALALRPDLVAFSVESDRFPWAARVAAALRERSRVPTVFGGVHPSAVPSRVLEAPGVDYVCVGEGEDALVELADALAKGGDGRAVAGLQGRDFRNPPRSPREDLDALPFPDKELFAREWPGFTDRAYSTVTGRGCSNACVYCSNSAARALHGKAARRRRRSPESVLRELEEAKTRYGFQRVSFCDDLFTEDAAWLRAFLPGYRTRVGLPFYCQVHPSHADEERVRLLSEGGCTVVNLGIQTVDEDYRRRVLRRPGSNAEVERALGLFAGTRIFLYTNFIFGLPGQSEAELEEIVRFCSRHPADFHDVNWLRYYPGTEAVALGLSCGALDAGAVAALEGGCEFRPYAHGGHARTPERSRLRNLVFLTSFLPGAWTRALLRPSLRRFVPTSDLRMPLIVLRVLWRKRFAGRSQPYPNASIADTLRWYAHYLLPRPESPLPRLRRALRTTLSALLMARSILGPRAALRFLRYGLRRRLLGRPVPGTAILAVTFDCPCSCGCCSSGVLKRFGTGAPLDTAGFLRRIDRLAELGAPRLHFTGGEPLLRADLPELAARASSHGMLVFVETNGLLLDEGMVRRLKAAGVSSVNVSLDSADAAEHDRLRGVPGCFAKATEALRICVRLGQPCMVSTYATRERIADGGVARLTALARELGCAGMRLLPPQASGAWLERGDVVLTAAEAEAAEAQLPLLFPVFNRTAQIRCPMKDGYKVFILPDGTLAPCEHLPFVFKDSRELDLGRLVERTRAVEMLAGDWDCMPRDPAFRARYLDGRVPKDGRPVEV from the coding sequence ATGAAGACCGTCTTCATCCACTCCGGCCCCGAGAGCCTCGCCGTCGAGCTGCTCTCCGCCTGTCTGAAGCGGGCCGGCCATGAGACCGCGCTCGTCTACTCTCCGGGGCTCTTCGCCTCCTTCCGGCTCGACCTGCCGCGCTTCGAGCGCGACGACGCCGCCCGCACGGCCGAACGGGCTCTCGCGCTGCGGCCCGACCTCGTCGCCTTCTCCGTCGAGTCCGACCGCTTCCCCTGGGCCGCCCGCGTCGCCGCCGCCCTGCGCGAGCGCTCCCGGGTCCCGACGGTGTTCGGCGGCGTGCACCCGAGCGCCGTGCCCTCCCGCGTCCTGGAAGCTCCGGGCGTCGACTACGTCTGCGTGGGCGAGGGGGAGGACGCGCTCGTCGAGCTCGCCGACGCGCTCGCGAAGGGGGGGGACGGCCGTGCGGTCGCCGGACTCCAGGGCCGGGACTTCCGCAATCCTCCCCGGTCCCCGCGCGAGGACCTCGACGCGCTGCCCTTCCCGGACAAAGAGCTCTTCGCCCGCGAGTGGCCCGGCTTCACGGACCGCGCCTACTCGACCGTGACGGGACGCGGCTGCTCGAACGCCTGCGTCTACTGCTCGAACAGCGCTGCGCGCGCCCTCCACGGGAAGGCCGCGCGCCGCCGCCGGCGCAGCCCCGAGAGCGTTCTGCGCGAGCTCGAAGAGGCGAAGACGCGGTACGGCTTCCAGCGCGTGAGCTTCTGCGACGACCTCTTTACCGAGGATGCGGCCTGGCTGCGCGCCTTCCTCCCCGGCTACCGCACGCGCGTCGGTCTGCCCTTCTACTGCCAGGTCCACCCCAGCCACGCCGACGAGGAGCGCGTGCGGCTCCTCTCCGAGGGCGGCTGCACGGTCGTCAACCTCGGCATCCAGACCGTCGACGAGGACTACCGCCGCCGCGTCCTGCGCCGTCCGGGCTCGAACGCCGAGGTCGAGCGCGCGCTCGGCCTCTTCGCGGGGACCCGCATCTTCCTGTACACGAACTTCATCTTCGGCCTGCCCGGCCAGAGCGAGGCCGAGCTCGAGGAGATCGTCCGCTTCTGCTCCCGGCATCCGGCCGACTTCCACGACGTGAACTGGCTGCGCTACTACCCGGGCACCGAGGCCGTCGCGCTCGGGCTCTCCTGCGGAGCGCTCGATGCGGGCGCGGTCGCGGCGCTCGAGGGCGGCTGCGAGTTCCGGCCCTACGCGCACGGCGGCCACGCCCGAACTCCGGAGCGCTCGCGCCTGCGCAACCTCGTCTTCCTGACCTCCTTCCTGCCGGGCGCCTGGACCCGCGCGCTCCTGCGGCCGAGTCTGCGCCGCTTCGTCCCGACCTCCGACCTGCGGATGCCGCTCATCGTCCTGCGCGTGCTCTGGAGGAAGCGGTTCGCGGGCCGCTCCCAGCCCTATCCCAACGCGTCCATCGCCGACACCCTGCGCTGGTACGCGCACTACCTCCTGCCCCGGCCGGAGAGCCCGCTCCCGCGCCTGCGCCGGGCGCTGAGGACGACTCTGAGCGCGCTCCTCATGGCGCGGAGCATCCTCGGTCCGCGCGCGGCCCTGCGCTTCCTGCGCTACGGCCTGCGCCGCCGCCTGCTCGGTCGCCCCGTGCCCGGCACCGCCATCCTCGCGGTGACCTTCGACTGCCCCTGCTCCTGCGGCTGCTGCTCCTCGGGAGTGCTCAAGCGCTTCGGGACCGGCGCGCCGCTCGACACGGCGGGCTTCCTGCGCCGCATCGACCGGCTCGCGGAGCTCGGCGCGCCGCGCCTGCACTTCACGGGCGGGGAGCCGCTGCTGCGCGCCGACCTGCCCGAGCTCGCCGCGCGCGCGAGCAGCCACGGCATGCTCGTCTTCGTCGAGACCAACGGCCTGCTCCTCGATGAGGGCATGGTCCGGCGGCTGAAGGCCGCCGGGGTCTCGAGCGTGAACGTGAGCCTCGACAGCGCGGACGCGGCCGAGCACGACCGCCTGCGCGGCGTACCCGGCTGCTTCGCGAAGGCGACGGAGGCGCTGCGGATCTGCGTCCGGCTCGGCCAGCCCTGCATGGTCTCGACCTACGCGACGCGCGAGCGCATCGCGGACGGAGGCGTCGCGCGTCTGACCGCGCTCGCGCGCGAGCTCGGCTGCGCGGGCATGCGCCTGCTCCCGCCCCAGGCCTCCGGCGCCTGGCTCGAGCGCGGCGACGTCGTCCTCACGGCCGCGGAGGCCGAGGCCGCGGAGGCCCAGCTCCCGCTGCTCTTCCCCGTCTTCAACCGCACGGCGCAGATCCGCTGTCCGATGAAGGACGGCTACAAGGTCTTCATCCTGCCCGACGGGACGCTCGCGCCCTGCGAGCACCTTCCCTTCGTGTTCAAGGATTCCCGCGAGCTCGACCTCGGACGGCTCGTCGAGCGCACCCGCGCGGTCGAGATGCTCGCCGGGGACTGGGACTGCATGCCGCGCGACCCGGCGTTCCGCGCGCGCTACCTGGACGGACGCGTCCCGAAGGACGGGAGGCCGGTCGAGGTATGA
- a CDS encoding GNAT family N-acetyltransferase, translating into MIELLEDPEAPLPAGASYALQPAWARMCRRAFGWELRRWRVVEDGASVGVFALAQVRSRLFGTRLFGLPHCDESPLALEPGALAGESRRRALGGEILGLLDREGSASGALYAELRGLEPLPGSGLRCETPYCRFVLDLAPDYSRLRAAFDTNIHKNLKKAERTVSVQERRSYDEELHRIYLAQMRVFGSPPLPPAYFTGLLEGRLARLFTATVEGKTAAFLFLVVHDGVWHADVNAGLPRWDAFFPKVRLFDETIHRARAEGARAYDFMRTRPNSGVWDHKRKWGGREVPIHYHWRVYRDGGNLDADPEQARYRLPRLLFRWMPEALARRLGPPLRAGLAK; encoded by the coding sequence ATGATCGAACTCCTCGAGGACCCCGAGGCCCCGCTCCCCGCGGGCGCGAGCTACGCCCTCCAGCCCGCATGGGCGCGCATGTGCCGCCGCGCCTTCGGCTGGGAGCTGCGGCGCTGGCGCGTCGTCGAGGACGGCGCGAGCGTCGGGGTCTTCGCGCTCGCGCAGGTGCGCTCCCGACTCTTCGGCACGCGGCTCTTCGGCCTGCCCCACTGCGACGAGAGCCCGCTCGCGCTCGAGCCCGGCGCGCTCGCGGGCGAGTCGCGCCGGCGGGCGCTCGGCGGCGAGATCCTCGGCCTGCTCGACCGCGAGGGGAGCGCGAGCGGCGCGCTCTACGCCGAGCTCCGCGGGCTCGAGCCCCTGCCGGGCTCCGGCCTGCGCTGCGAGACCCCTTACTGCCGCTTCGTGCTCGACCTCGCTCCCGATTACTCGCGCCTGCGCGCGGCCTTCGACACGAACATCCACAAGAACCTCAAGAAGGCGGAGCGCACGGTCTCCGTGCAGGAGCGGCGGAGCTACGATGAGGAGCTCCACCGGATCTACCTCGCGCAGATGCGCGTCTTCGGCTCGCCGCCGCTGCCGCCCGCGTACTTCACCGGGCTCCTGGAGGGCCGGCTCGCGCGCCTGTTCACCGCGACGGTGGAGGGGAAGACGGCGGCGTTCCTCTTTCTCGTCGTGCACGACGGGGTCTGGCACGCGGACGTCAACGCGGGCCTGCCGCGCTGGGACGCCTTCTTCCCCAAGGTGCGGCTCTTCGACGAGACCATCCACCGTGCCCGCGCCGAGGGAGCGCGCGCTTACGACTTCATGCGCACGCGGCCGAACTCCGGGGTCTGGGACCACAAGCGCAAGTGGGGCGGCCGCGAGGTCCCCATCCACTACCACTGGCGGGTCTATCGCGACGGCGGCAACCTCGACGCCGACCCGGAGCAGGCGCGCTACCGATTGCCGCGGCTGCTGTTCCGCTGGATGCCGGAGGCGCTCGCGCGGCGGCTGGGGCCGCCGCTGCGCGCGGGGCTGGCGAAGTGA
- a CDS encoding radical SAM protein encodes MRVALIQTPWTEASEGEYAAVYKSYTVFPPLGLMSLSAAMEEAGHPVDLIDLDAEPVELAALCERIRAFKADVVGLTATTPVAPLAEAYAKALKKRLGLPIVLGGPHVTAVREAALGPDVDFAVMNEGERTFPEFAREFEGGRDFAKVDGLIHRAADGSPRVNRPRPFIEDLDVLPFPSREKVPPSRYAFEVPGKGVVPVPTVEFSRGCPFHCVFCAERLNVGSRLRKRSPRRIVDEMLGMKERWGTDHFSMLASTLTADREHVKAFCSELIARRAGVTFEGQTRANILDPELLALMRRAGLVRLTLGLESADPEVLRLARKGVSTDELRTALRACRELGVATQVSAMIGNPGDTVETVLATARFVRDTPEIMYSPFSIAIPYPGTELHAMAAEGRHGLKLLQGDLRRFSRYAGGMMEVGGLAPADLLKLQRRALFIAHSTPSKVWGLLRHFGVLNMARIGLVLLRGLASSRLGARESILARLERETSEL; translated from the coding sequence ATGAGAGTCGCCCTCATTCAGACGCCCTGGACCGAGGCCTCCGAAGGCGAGTACGCCGCCGTCTACAAGTCCTACACCGTCTTCCCCCCGCTCGGTCTGATGAGTCTGAGCGCCGCCATGGAGGAGGCCGGGCACCCCGTGGACCTCATCGACCTCGACGCGGAGCCCGTGGAGCTCGCCGCGCTCTGCGAGCGGATCCGCGCCTTCAAGGCCGACGTCGTCGGACTCACCGCCACCACCCCCGTCGCCCCCCTCGCGGAGGCGTACGCGAAGGCGCTCAAGAAGCGCCTCGGCCTCCCCATCGTCCTGGGCGGACCGCACGTCACGGCGGTCCGGGAGGCGGCGCTCGGCCCGGACGTCGACTTCGCGGTGATGAACGAAGGCGAGCGCACCTTCCCGGAGTTCGCGCGGGAGTTCGAGGGCGGCCGGGACTTCGCGAAGGTGGACGGCCTCATCCACCGCGCCGCCGACGGCTCGCCGCGCGTCAACCGCCCGCGTCCTTTCATCGAGGACCTCGATGTCCTCCCCTTCCCCTCGCGCGAGAAGGTCCCGCCCTCGCGCTACGCCTTCGAGGTCCCGGGCAAGGGCGTCGTGCCCGTGCCGACCGTCGAGTTCTCCCGCGGCTGTCCCTTCCACTGCGTTTTCTGCGCGGAGCGGCTCAACGTCGGCAGCCGCCTGCGCAAGCGCTCGCCGCGCCGGATCGTCGACGAGATGCTCGGCATGAAGGAGCGCTGGGGCACCGACCACTTCTCCATGCTCGCCTCGACGCTCACCGCCGACCGCGAGCACGTGAAGGCCTTCTGCTCGGAGCTCATCGCCCGCCGCGCCGGCGTCACCTTCGAGGGCCAGACGCGCGCGAACATCCTCGACCCCGAGCTGCTCGCCCTCATGAGGCGGGCCGGCCTCGTGCGCCTCACCCTCGGACTCGAGAGCGCCGACCCCGAGGTCCTGCGCCTCGCGCGCAAGGGCGTGAGCACCGACGAGCTCCGCACCGCCCTGCGCGCCTGCCGGGAGCTCGGCGTCGCGACCCAGGTCTCCGCCATGATCGGGAACCCCGGCGACACCGTCGAGACGGTGCTGGCGACCGCGCGCTTCGTGCGCGACACGCCCGAGATCATGTACTCGCCCTTCTCGATCGCCATCCCCTACCCCGGCACCGAGCTCCACGCGATGGCCGCGGAGGGACGCCACGGGCTCAAGCTCCTGCAGGGGGACCTGCGCCGCTTCTCGCGCTACGCGGGCGGGATGATGGAGGTCGGCGGACTCGCGCCGGCCGACCTGCTCAAGCTCCAGCGCCGGGCGCTCTTCATCGCGCACTCCACGCCCTCGAAGGTCTGGGGTTTGCTCCGGCACTTCGGCGTCCTCAACATGGCCCGCATCGGCCTCGTCCTGCTGAGGGGCCTGGCCTCCTCGCGCCTCGGCGCGCGCGAGTCCATCCTCGCCCGCCTCGAACGCGAGACCTCCGAGCTCTAG
- a CDS encoding radical SAM protein, producing the protein MSIKSAALDAVNSLTFWFKRKPLDYYRRAAFMRLVRAYFSHVVPAVRRFLPLYGAAAVILLTYRCQCRCRHCGIDFYKKEKDKELSHAELLKLIEDLGALACQEVHLFGGEPLIYPDLPALVRHTRKNSMKSTLDTNGLLLDEPMLLSLKEAGIDQIGVSLDSPIPEKHDEIRAMPGLFAKAVEGVRLCVRHGIPCYISTVATKENLRNDEMRDMLRLAESLGTKVRILAPIRSGKWWDRKDIPLTMEELGLLHSLLSKERAFRSADYLSSPDIPYLCGAKLRNQFAISAYGDVMPCCYLPLSFGNVRTEALKPIVRRLWAAKLFPGHTTSHDCPLNDECMHEHYADRIKAQSHIAI; encoded by the coding sequence ATGAGCATCAAGTCCGCCGCCCTCGACGCGGTCAACTCGCTGACCTTCTGGTTCAAGCGCAAGCCCCTCGACTACTACCGCCGCGCCGCCTTCATGCGCCTCGTGCGCGCCTATTTCTCCCACGTCGTGCCCGCCGTGCGCCGCTTCCTGCCGCTCTACGGCGCCGCGGCGGTCATCCTCCTGACCTACCGCTGCCAGTGCCGCTGCCGCCACTGCGGCATCGACTTCTACAAGAAGGAGAAGGACAAGGAGCTCTCGCACGCGGAGCTCCTCAAGCTCATCGAGGACCTCGGAGCGCTGGCCTGCCAGGAGGTCCACCTCTTCGGCGGCGAGCCGCTCATCTACCCCGACCTGCCCGCGCTCGTGCGCCACACCCGCAAGAACAGCATGAAGTCCACGCTGGACACCAACGGGCTCCTGCTCGACGAGCCCATGCTCCTCTCCCTCAAGGAGGCGGGCATCGACCAGATCGGCGTCAGCTTGGACAGCCCCATCCCGGAGAAGCACGACGAGATCCGCGCCATGCCCGGCCTCTTCGCGAAGGCGGTGGAGGGCGTCCGGCTCTGCGTCCGCCACGGCATCCCCTGCTACATCTCCACGGTCGCCACGAAGGAGAACCTCCGCAACGACGAGATGCGCGACATGCTCCGGCTCGCGGAGTCGCTGGGGACCAAGGTCCGCATCCTCGCGCCCATCCGCAGCGGCAAGTGGTGGGACCGCAAGGACATCCCCCTCACGATGGAGGAGCTCGGGCTCCTGCACTCGCTGCTGAGCAAGGAGCGCGCGTTCCGCAGCGCCGACTACCTCAGCTCCCCCGACATCCCCTACCTGTGCGGCGCGAAGCTGCGCAACCAGTTCGCCATCTCCGCCTACGGGGATGTCATGCCCTGCTGCTACCTCCCCCTCAGCTTCGGCAACGTGCGCACGGAGGCGCTCAAGCCCATCGTGCGGCGCCTGTGGGCCGCGAAGCTCTTCCCGGGCCACACGACCAGCCACGACTGCCCGCTCAACGACGAGTGCATGCACGAGCACTACGCCGACCGGATCAAGGCCCAGTCCCACATAGCCATCTAG
- a CDS encoding helix-turn-helix transcriptional regulator — translation MSGVYDGIGRRVRGERHRRGWTQEELGERAGMHPSYIGQIERGTKKISLAALQRLAKALAVRMGALLDDPLPNPSADDDWSSKVGGLLRDRTPSERGLLYSTLKHLSRQMRRKR, via the coding sequence ATGAGCGGCGTCTATGACGGGATCGGCCGACGGGTGAGAGGCGAGCGCCACCGGCGCGGCTGGACCCAGGAAGAGCTGGGGGAGCGCGCCGGGATGCACCCCTCTTATATCGGGCAGATCGAGCGCGGGACGAAGAAGATCAGCCTCGCCGCGCTCCAGCGCCTGGCCAAGGCCCTCGCCGTGCGCATGGGCGCGCTCCTCGACGACCCCTTGCCGAACCCTTCCGCCGACGACGACTGGAGCTCGAAAGTCGGCGGCCTGCTCCGCGACCGGACCCCCTCGGAGCGCGGACTCCTGTACTCCACCCTTAAGCATCTGTCCCGCCAGATGCGCCGCAAACGTTGA
- a CDS encoding response regulator — MLAYVLDDDPAQLCLASRMLVRLGWETRGAPDCDSLHRLCAQTPPDLALCDVNVGREDGIEFCRKLRELCPSMRCVIMSGDPENEERAVRAGFRVFLRKPFALEDLAQLVQ, encoded by the coding sequence ATGCTCGCCTATGTGCTCGACGACGATCCCGCCCAGCTCTGCCTCGCCTCGCGGATGCTCGTACGGCTGGGCTGGGAGACGAGGGGGGCGCCGGACTGCGATTCCCTCCATCGGCTGTGCGCGCAGACGCCGCCGGACCTGGCGCTCTGCGACGTGAACGTGGGGAGGGAGGACGGCATCGAGTTCTGCCGGAAGCTCCGGGAACTCTGTCCGTCCATGCGCTGCGTCATCATGAGCGGGGACCCGGAGAACGAGGAGCGCGCGGTCCGCGCGGGCTTCCGCGTCTTCCTTCGCAAGCCCTTCGCGCTGGAAGACCTCGCGCAGCTAGTCCAATAG
- a CDS encoding SDR family oxidoreductase: MTSERTAVVVGASSGMGRGLSELLLAEGWTVGVCARRRERLEELRAAHGARAVPCVLDLARPDEARAALESLLDGLGGCSLFVIAAGHTAHDPELDWELEREELAVNVLGFTAAANLAWRRFVEAGGGHLAALTTVSVGRGDPEAPAYAASKTYMSLYLRGLRRRAKESGFPITVTEVRPAFVRTELSERIRPWGMVKVPPRVTPLDEACRALRSGLSRGESVVYVPGWWGPLAWAASLLD; this comes from the coding sequence ATGACTTCCGAACGCACCGCGGTCGTGGTCGGCGCGAGCTCCGGCATGGGGCGGGGGCTCTCCGAGCTCCTCCTCGCCGAGGGCTGGACCGTGGGCGTCTGCGCCCGCCGCCGCGAGCGCCTCGAGGAGCTCCGGGCCGCGCACGGCGCGCGTGCCGTGCCCTGCGTCCTCGACCTCGCCCGACCGGACGAGGCGCGCGCCGCGCTCGAATCCCTGCTCGACGGGCTCGGCGGGTGCTCGCTCTTCGTGATCGCCGCCGGGCATACCGCGCACGACCCCGAGCTCGATTGGGAGCTCGAGCGCGAGGAACTCGCGGTCAACGTGCTCGGCTTCACCGCGGCCGCGAACCTCGCCTGGCGCCGCTTCGTCGAGGCCGGGGGCGGCCACCTCGCCGCGCTCACCACCGTCTCCGTCGGCCGCGGGGACCCCGAGGCCCCCGCCTACGCCGCCTCCAAGACCTACATGTCGCTCTATCTGCGCGGCCTGCGCCGACGCGCCAAGGAGAGCGGCTTCCCCATCACCGTCACCGAGGTGCGCCCCGCCTTCGTGCGCACCGAGCTCTCCGAGCGCATCCGCCCTTGGGGCATGGTGAAGGTCCCGCCGCGCGTGACCCCGCTCGACGAGGCCTGCCGCGCCCTGCGCTCCGGCCTCTCCCGGGGAGAGAGCGTCGTCTACGTCCCGGGCTGGTGGGGTCCGCTCGCCTGGGCCGCCTCTCTATTGGACTAG